A genomic stretch from Pochonia chlamydosporia 170 chromosome 4, whole genome shotgun sequence includes:
- a CDS encoding Zinc finger CCCH type domain-containing protein (similar to Metarhizium acridum CQMa 102 XP_007806683.1) codes for MATATKTSANAASSILNHSSQHYNFRFSPFLRTTYQVGLPLDRPICKAYQSGSCPNGTRCTERHVQDAKTAQATGGLNSLVCKHWLRGLCKKGEHCEFLHEYNLRKMPECNFFMRNGYCSNGEECLYLHVDPSSRLPPCPHYDMGFCPLGPLCSKKHVRRKVCAFYLAGFCPDGPECKAAHPKWSKDLDKPTVKVDKKEEEDVHVDSGMRGDEDGGERMRDGMGRGDRDRERDDGRHGGRHRGGGKWRGGRGGRFRGRGH; via the coding sequence cctccatcctcaaccacTCCTCCCAGCACTACAACTTCCGATTCTCGCCCTTCCTCCGAACCACATACCAAGTCGGCCTGCCGCTCGACCGCCCCATATGCAAAGCCTACCAGTCAGGCAGCTGCCCCAACGGCACGCGCTGCACAGAACGACACGTCCAGGACGCCAAAACGGCCCAAGCAACCGGCGGCCTGAACTCGCTCGTATGCAAACACTGGCTGCGCGGGCTCTGCAAGAAGGGCGAGCACTGCGAATTCCTGCACGAGTACAACCTACGAAAGATGCCGGAGTGCAACTTCTTCATGCGAAACGGGTACTGCTCCAACGGAGAAGAGTGCCTGTACCTGCACGTCGATCCGTCGTCGAGGCTGCCGCCCTGTCCGCACTACGACATGGGCTTCTGTCCGCTGGGGCCGCTGTGTTCGAAGAAGCATGTCAGGAGGAAGGTGTGCGCGTTTTATCTGGCGGGGTTTTGTCCGGACGGGCCGGAGTGCAAGGCGGCGCATCCGAAATGGAGCAAGGATCTGGATAAGCCGACTGTCAAGGTGGAtaagaaggaggaggaggatgtgcATGTGGATAGTGGCATGAGGggggatgaggatggcggGGAGAGGATgagagatgggatgggacGCGGCGATAGGGATAGGGAGAGGGATGATGGACGGCATGGCGGGAGGCATAGGGGCGGAGGGAAATGGAGAGGTGGGAGGGGTGGCAGATTTAGAGGGAGAGGGCATTGA